In Pseudanabaena yagii GIHE-NHR1, the following proteins share a genomic window:
- a CDS encoding vWA domain-containing protein, which translates to MLNKRLRELNFHLFKNLKTLRSLWFVIGLSLTLLVACGTIKIDSFETATKAIQNDFLPKIKIEQVLVSDAAAARYSTDSIKEPLPKIEDFPLYAAQPTNDPKQVYVEIYSSAEKANAQRQDERWLVDVAESFNAKNVTLKSGQVVRVGVRNIASGLAERLISSKTMKPAAFSPSNDLWIEILKSDGVPVKVISPALQINGTGFAVRGDIYQELAKGGEVTFVRLLDAITTGKMSIGYPNPYSSSTALNLLYTILWQAAGHDRDKQPLTVQDLKVPQVSSVFDAFQKQVIVTSVTTLELKDIFVRDQQKMQAFPLDGVAFTALKKLPGFEQVAYIPFGIPHNAPLVGFDWNTPEQQEGLQQFAEFATSESMQKLAFAAPEVLEYVKQKNFPAIPSGEVLKTALTFWKQRKDGGRTVYMMMVIDTSGSMAGDRIKAVKEGLRIATKEINAGNQVGLITFSDRVKNVVNLSPFDALQHKRLLAAIDALEADGNTALYDGAIAGLAPLMERRKADPMGVFRLLLLTDGEVTTGLKFEEVKDLMKFSDVRIYPIAYGEVNQQELKAIATLRESTVQVGTPQNVQNLLKEIFQTNL; encoded by the coding sequence ATGTTAAACAAAAGATTAAGAGAATTAAATTTTCACCTATTCAAAAATCTCAAAACGCTGAGATCGCTTTGGTTTGTGATCGGGCTTAGCCTGACACTACTTGTCGCTTGTGGAACGATCAAAATTGACTCTTTTGAAACAGCCACTAAAGCAATTCAAAACGATTTTTTACCTAAGATTAAGATCGAACAAGTCTTAGTGTCTGATGCGGCGGCGGCGCGATATTCTACGGATAGCATTAAAGAACCACTGCCAAAGATTGAAGACTTCCCTTTGTATGCTGCTCAGCCGACCAATGATCCCAAACAAGTCTATGTTGAGATTTATAGCTCTGCGGAAAAAGCTAATGCCCAAAGACAAGATGAGCGCTGGCTAGTTGATGTTGCTGAATCTTTTAACGCGAAAAATGTCACTTTAAAGTCAGGGCAGGTAGTCCGAGTAGGAGTTCGGAATATTGCATCTGGTCTAGCCGAACGGCTGATCTCTTCTAAGACGATGAAACCTGCTGCCTTCAGTCCATCCAATGATTTGTGGATTGAAATCCTCAAAAGTGATGGTGTCCCAGTCAAAGTAATTTCTCCAGCATTACAAATCAATGGTACTGGCTTTGCAGTAAGAGGTGACATTTACCAAGAATTAGCTAAAGGTGGAGAAGTAACTTTCGTTCGTTTGCTTGATGCTATCACCACAGGGAAAATGTCTATTGGCTATCCCAATCCCTATTCAAGTTCAACAGCACTCAATCTTCTCTATACAATTCTTTGGCAAGCCGCAGGACACGATCGCGATAAGCAACCCCTCACAGTCCAAGATTTAAAGGTTCCTCAAGTTAGTTCTGTATTTGATGCTTTCCAGAAGCAAGTGATCGTCACATCAGTTACAACCTTAGAACTGAAAGATATCTTTGTACGCGATCAACAAAAGATGCAAGCTTTCCCTCTTGATGGAGTAGCTTTTACAGCTTTGAAAAAGCTCCCAGGGTTTGAGCAAGTTGCCTATATTCCCTTTGGAATACCTCATAATGCCCCTTTAGTAGGTTTTGATTGGAATACACCTGAACAACAAGAAGGATTACAACAATTTGCCGAATTTGCAACTTCTGAATCCATGCAGAAACTTGCTTTTGCGGCTCCTGAAGTATTGGAATATGTTAAGCAAAAGAACTTTCCTGCTATCCCTTCAGGTGAAGTTCTCAAAACTGCACTCACTTTCTGGAAACAGCGTAAAGATGGTGGTCGTACTGTTTATATGATGATGGTGATTGATACCAGTGGCTCAATGGCAGGTGATCGCATCAAAGCTGTTAAAGAAGGCTTACGCATTGCTACAAAAGAAATCAATGCTGGTAATCAAGTTGGTTTGATCACTTTTAGCGATCGCGTCAAGAATGTGGTTAATCTATCTCCCTTTGATGCATTGCAACATAAGCGTTTACTCGCAGCGATCGATGCCCTTGAAGCGGATGGTAATACTGCTCTCTATGACGGTGCGATCGCAGGTTTAGCCCCTCTCATGGAACGCCGCAAAGCCGATCCTATGGGTGTATTTCGCTTGCTGTTATTAACCGATGGCGAAGTGACTACAGGATTGAAATTTGAAGAGGTCAAGGATTTGATGAAGTTTAGCGATGTGCGGATTTATCCGATCGCCTATGGCGAAGTCAATCAACAAGAATTAAAAGCGATCGCTACTCTCCGCGAGTCTACAGTGCAAGTCGGCACACCTCAAAACGTGCAGAACCTACTCAAGGAAATCTTTCAAACTAATCTGTAA
- a CDS encoding EAL domain-containing response regulator: MTREYSGDILIVDDTPNNLRFLSTTLTDQGYKVRSVTDGLMALTVARAAKPDLILLDIMMPNIDGYEVCQRLKANEQTCDIPVIFLSALDEVLDKVKAFTVGGVDYITKPFQLEEVLARIQTHLSLRAAQKEISQLNAELEQRVRQRTAQLEKEIAERLQAQERLLHLALHDVLTGLPNRTWFMKRLEQLLQQVNQKTGSHFAVLFLDCDRFQSVNDSLGHLVGDQLLVSIARRIELCLRSGTMLCRLGGDEFTVLLQDVNGFAEPIKVAQDILRELTPPFQIGDYQVFTNVSIGIVMGNDLYKQPEHILRDADTAMYRAKANGKACYQVFEPTMHCHALDSFQLESDLRQALDRNEFVAYYQPIVNLSTGKIASFEALARWLHPEKGIVYPDKFIPLAEDMGLVMAIDLFILRQACQQLHNWQSLGLADQSLTVSVNLSVKHFMSFNLLEQIELILQETGIDGHFLRLEITESDIMQNAEFAGKIIEQLQRRHIQLSIDDFGTGYSSLSYLHRLPIDHLKIDRSFVMRIGKNGKNTEIIRAIIALAKSLGMCTIAEGVETQEQLDQIRDLNCEFGQGYLFSAPVEAEVAKDLLKSLG; this comes from the coding sequence ATGACTAGGGAATACAGCGGTGACATCTTAATAGTTGACGATACGCCCAATAATCTACGTTTTTTATCAACAACCTTGACAGATCAAGGATATAAGGTGCGTAGTGTTACCGATGGTTTGATGGCGTTGACCGTGGCTCGGGCAGCAAAGCCCGATCTAATTTTGCTAGACATCATGATGCCAAATATTGATGGCTATGAAGTTTGTCAGCGACTTAAGGCAAATGAGCAAACCTGTGATATTCCTGTAATTTTCCTGAGTGCTTTGGATGAGGTACTAGATAAAGTCAAGGCTTTTACTGTGGGTGGGGTGGACTATATCACTAAACCCTTTCAGTTAGAAGAAGTCTTAGCACGTATTCAAACCCATTTAAGTTTAAGAGCTGCTCAAAAAGAAATTAGTCAGTTAAATGCAGAACTCGAACAGAGGGTCAGACAGAGAACTGCCCAACTAGAAAAAGAAATTGCTGAGCGATTACAGGCTCAAGAGCGGCTATTGCATTTAGCCCTGCATGATGTCCTGACGGGCTTGCCAAATCGCACTTGGTTTATGAAACGACTAGAGCAGCTACTGCAACAGGTCAATCAAAAAACAGGCTCACATTTTGCGGTTTTATTTTTAGATTGCGATCGCTTTCAGTCGGTGAATGACTCTTTAGGGCATTTAGTGGGCGATCAGTTACTAGTATCAATTGCTCGCCGCATTGAACTATGTTTACGTTCAGGCACGATGCTTTGTCGTTTAGGAGGAGATGAATTTACCGTCTTACTTCAAGATGTCAATGGCTTTGCTGAACCGATTAAAGTTGCTCAAGATATCCTGCGTGAACTAACGCCACCATTTCAAATTGGCGATTATCAAGTATTTACCAATGTCAGTATTGGGATTGTCATGGGCAATGACCTATACAAACAACCCGAACATATTCTGCGTGATGCCGATACGGCGATGTATCGGGCTAAGGCAAATGGGAAAGCTTGCTATCAAGTATTTGAGCCAACGATGCATTGCCATGCCCTCGACAGTTTTCAATTGGAATCTGATCTGCGGCAAGCCTTAGATCGCAATGAATTTGTGGCTTACTATCAGCCGATCGTTAACTTATCAACTGGCAAAATTGCTTCCTTTGAAGCTTTAGCACGTTGGCTCCATCCCGAAAAAGGTATCGTTTATCCCGATAAGTTTATTCCGCTCGCCGAAGATATGGGGCTAGTCATGGCGATCGATTTGTTTATATTGCGACAAGCTTGCCAGCAGTTGCATAATTGGCAAAGTTTAGGGCTAGCGGATCAATCGTTAACTGTAAGTGTGAATCTTTCGGTTAAGCATTTCATGAGTTTTAATTTGCTAGAACAGATTGAGCTAATTCTGCAAGAAACTGGCATAGATGGGCATTTCCTAAGATTAGAAATTACGGAAAGTGACATTATGCAAAATGCTGAATTTGCGGGCAAAATTATTGAGCAATTACAAAGGCGACATATTCAGCTAAGTATTGATGATTTTGGTACTGGCTATTCTTCATTAAGCTATCTGCATCGTCTACCGATTGATCACCTCAAAATTGATCGTTCTTTTGTGATGAGAATTGGTAAAAATGGCAAGAACACGGAGATTATTCGCGCAATCATTGCCCTAGCTAAAAGTTTAGGAATGTGCACGATCGCGGAGGGTGTAGAAACGCAAGAGCAGCTCGATCAAATTCGAGATTTAAACTGTGAATTTGGTCAAGGCTATTTGTTTTCTGCGCCTGTAGAAGCGGAAGTTGCTAAAGATTTGTTGAAAAGTTTAGGATAA
- a CDS encoding PAS domain S-box protein — protein MITRLLLSDIFTKKRNLSLQCLLICQFVILIVGISGVLAWLSWRSEQETIANLVGQLQNEISDRIEQKLTSYLETPHLINKINADAVRQGILKTQGRSSEIYLWQQIQNFPTVSWIYYGGEKDGEFVGVNRLEIENSDKKESSTNGKENPSSSLQLAINLNGLQRYYYSLDQQGNRVEKRGKPEFYDARQRPWYQAALKTNQPIWSSIYQDSTLPEQVITASLAVYNAQGDRIGVLGADLSLENLCQFLRGLRIGKSGQAFIIESSGLLVASSTMENPYEIGKNPQKPERLSVKNIDQPMIRATVGQLEQQVGSLSQIKSEQRLQFWADGKHLFLKVIPYQDPRGINWLIAVVMPEADFMEQLDAKRQTTILLTCIALGSAITLGVLTTQYINKSLLRLTLASQALANGELEREVPPVQIKELNLLSQAFNQMAVRLKQAFTDIEKVNEDLETQIAERTSALRASEELFSKVFWASPYPITISSRLDKRVIAFNESYLSITEYLREDLDGKKVTELPTWVNSKDLAHIVQTLDANGSLRNYEMSYRKKSQQICTALISCETITLNGESCVITVFNDISDRKQIENALSTSEEKFRSLVANLSGIVYRCACNPEWKMEFLGGAVTEMTGYTSEDFINNQTRSWMSIIHPEDREMVERIVHEGLICREPFILEYRIIDAHVNIRWFYEKGQAVFNRESELLWLDGAIFDISDRKQVESELLERVHFSILMAEIGAASNQLDSLEEVLQSYVESLWRHMNVDFAQIWTVNTLGTNLDLQANAGHYNQEDSDRLSNLVAREKIWSITQGNFQPLLTEQILADLTDTEREWLDQQGIISIAGYPLLWRDRVIGVMLLVSQSHLDTDIHAIDSIANAIALGIDHKQAEERLKVTNAEMRALFAAMDEVILVRDRQGRILKIPETRKKLGWLTPSQVVGKLPSEILSPELSDLFISTIQNVLATQQTLSIEYNLTDTEQPIWWNASISPIDQETVVWVARDISDRKLFEQQLKQAKQAAEAASQAKGQFLASMSHELRTPLNAILGFAQLMARDSSLKDTHHSYLKIIHNSGEHLLELINDVLDMSKIESGRITLNLTSFDLHHLLDTLEKMFRLRASDKGLQLIFKRSPQVPQWINADEGKLRQILINLLSNAIKFTNYGSVLLSTEVSEIAQVERTSLSETISSTIETSSDAIDSQSQSLLKFTVEDTGEGIPATHLEKIFEAFEQTELGRQASEGTGLGLPISLKFAQFMGGKILVSSKLGQGSIFQVELPVQIPKTSGISKKLPDFYIIGLAPNQPEYRILVVEDRWESRHFLVKLLEAVGFQVKEAENGAEAIAIWEEWEPHLIWMDMRMPVMDGYEATRQIKSHLKGQATVIIALTASALEEEKAIILSAGCDDFVRKPFREAVILDKLAEYLGVTYLYETEDDHDNRNSKKNDLDTLEANLKNNLSQMPDDWIRQLQQAATLADNDLIADLIKAIPINNTVLIQSLISLVDNFCYNQIMNLAQQGLEK, from the coding sequence ATGATTACGCGCTTGCTACTATCAGACATCTTTACTAAAAAGCGCAATTTGTCACTGCAATGCCTTCTGATTTGCCAGTTTGTGATTTTGATTGTGGGAATATCAGGAGTACTGGCATGGCTATCTTGGCGGAGTGAACAGGAGACGATCGCGAATTTAGTGGGACAACTACAAAATGAAATTAGCGATCGCATTGAGCAAAAACTTACTTCTTATTTGGAAACACCACATTTAATTAATAAAATCAATGCTGATGCTGTGCGACAAGGCATCTTAAAGACTCAAGGTCGATCTAGTGAAATCTATCTATGGCAACAAATCCAAAATTTCCCTACGGTTTCTTGGATTTATTATGGAGGGGAAAAAGACGGTGAATTTGTAGGTGTTAACCGCTTAGAGATAGAGAATAGCGACAAGAAAGAGTCATCAACTAATGGGAAGGAAAATCCAAGTTCATCTCTGCAACTAGCAATTAATCTTAACGGGTTGCAGCGCTATTATTACAGCCTTGATCAACAGGGGAATCGCGTTGAAAAGCGAGGTAAGCCAGAGTTTTATGATGCTCGTCAACGCCCTTGGTATCAGGCTGCATTAAAAACTAATCAGCCAATTTGGAGTTCCATTTATCAAGACTCTACCTTGCCTGAGCAGGTGATTACCGCAAGCTTGGCAGTCTATAACGCTCAAGGCGATCGAATTGGTGTGTTAGGGGCTGATCTTTCTTTAGAGAATCTATGCCAATTTTTAAGGGGATTACGGATTGGTAAGTCGGGGCAAGCTTTTATTATTGAGTCTTCAGGCTTGCTAGTTGCTAGTTCAACCATGGAAAATCCCTATGAGATTGGGAAGAATCCCCAAAAGCCAGAGAGATTATCAGTTAAAAATATCGATCAACCGATGATTCGGGCGACAGTTGGACAGTTAGAGCAACAGGTGGGGAGTCTATCACAAATTAAAAGTGAGCAAAGGTTACAGTTTTGGGCTGATGGGAAACATCTATTTCTGAAGGTAATACCCTACCAAGATCCACGTGGGATTAACTGGTTAATTGCTGTAGTCATGCCTGAAGCTGACTTTATGGAGCAGCTCGATGCGAAGCGACAAACAACAATTTTACTTACTTGTATAGCCTTAGGAAGTGCGATCACCTTAGGAGTTTTAACTACTCAATATATTAATAAATCACTGCTGAGACTAACTCTAGCAAGTCAAGCTTTAGCAAATGGGGAGCTAGAAAGGGAAGTCCCTCCTGTGCAGATCAAGGAACTCAATCTTCTTTCTCAAGCTTTCAATCAGATGGCAGTTCGTCTCAAACAAGCATTTACAGACATAGAGAAAGTTAATGAGGATTTGGAAACTCAGATCGCAGAGCGGACATCAGCATTGCGTGCATCGGAAGAACTCTTCTCTAAGGTCTTTTGGGCTTCGCCTTATCCCATTACAATTTCTAGTCGCCTTGATAAAAGAGTTATCGCCTTTAACGAGAGCTACTTATCGATTACGGAATATCTTAGAGAAGATTTGGATGGTAAGAAAGTTACAGAATTACCAACTTGGGTCAATTCTAAAGATCTTGCTCACATTGTCCAGACGTTAGATGCAAATGGCTCATTGCGTAACTATGAGATGAGTTATCGCAAGAAGTCACAGCAAATTTGCACTGCTCTGATCTCTTGTGAAACGATTACATTGAATGGGGAAAGCTGTGTTATTACTGTATTTAACGATATTAGCGATCGCAAACAAATAGAAAATGCTTTAAGTACAAGTGAAGAGAAATTTAGAAGTCTAGTTGCGAATCTCTCAGGAATTGTCTATCGCTGTGCCTGTAATCCTGAATGGAAGATGGAATTTCTAGGGGGAGCAGTTACGGAAATGACAGGCTATACATCAGAAGATTTTATCAATAATCAAACTCGAAGTTGGATGAGTATTATCCATCCTGAAGATCGTGAGATGGTTGAGAGAATTGTTCATGAAGGTTTAATTTGTCGAGAACCCTTTATTTTAGAATATCGGATTATTGATGCTCATGTGAATATCCGTTGGTTTTATGAAAAAGGGCAGGCAGTCTTCAATCGTGAATCTGAATTACTGTGGCTTGATGGCGCAATTTTTGATATTAGCGATCGCAAACAAGTTGAATCAGAACTATTAGAGAGAGTGCATTTTTCAATTTTAATGGCAGAAATTGGGGCTGCATCCAATCAACTAGATTCCTTAGAAGAAGTGCTGCAATCCTATGTGGAATCTCTATGGCGACATATGAATGTTGATTTTGCCCAGATTTGGACAGTCAATACCCTTGGTACTAATTTAGATTTACAGGCTAATGCGGGTCACTATAATCAAGAAGATAGCGATCGCTTAAGTAATTTAGTAGCTAGGGAAAAGATTTGGTCGATTACTCAAGGTAATTTTCAGCCACTTTTAACAGAGCAAATTTTAGCGGATTTGACGGATACTGAGCGAGAATGGCTAGATCAGCAAGGCATCATTTCCATTGCGGGATATCCTTTGCTATGGAGAGATAGAGTGATTGGGGTGATGCTCTTGGTTTCTCAGTCCCATTTAGATACTGATATCCATGCGATCGATTCCATTGCCAATGCGATCGCTCTAGGGATTGATCATAAACAGGCTGAAGAAAGACTCAAAGTAACCAATGCGGAAATGCGCGCCTTGTTTGCCGCTATGGATGAAGTGATATTAGTACGCGATCGCCAAGGTCGCATTCTCAAGATTCCTGAGACGCGCAAAAAACTGGGCTGGTTAACACCTAGCCAAGTAGTTGGTAAGCTTCCTTCAGAAATACTCAGTCCTGAACTATCGGATTTATTTATAAGTACAATCCAAAATGTTTTAGCAACCCAACAGACATTAAGTATCGAGTATAACCTCACAGATACGGAGCAGCCGATTTGGTGGAATGCCAGTATTTCGCCAATCGATCAGGAAACAGTGGTTTGGGTAGCCCGTGACATTAGCGATCGCAAACTCTTTGAACAACAACTTAAACAGGCAAAACAAGCTGCTGAAGCGGCGAGTCAAGCTAAAGGACAGTTTTTAGCAAGCATGAGCCATGAATTGCGGACACCCCTAAACGCTATTTTGGGATTTGCTCAACTCATGGCTCGTGATTCCTCCCTCAAAGATACCCATCACTCCTATCTCAAAATTATTCACAACAGTGGAGAGCATTTACTGGAATTAATTAACGATGTGCTCGATATGTCCAAGATTGAATCTGGAAGGATCACTCTAAATTTAACCAGCTTTGATCTACATCACCTCCTCGATACACTAGAAAAGATGTTTCGCCTTAGAGCCAGTGATAAAGGACTGCAATTAATCTTTAAGCGATCGCCACAGGTTCCTCAATGGATTAATGCAGATGAAGGTAAACTCCGACAGATTTTGATTAATCTCTTGAGCAATGCCATCAAATTTACTAACTATGGTTCTGTATTACTATCTACTGAAGTTAGCGAAATTGCTCAAGTAGAGCGAACAAGCCTAAGTGAAACCATCAGTAGCACCATAGAAACTAGTAGCGATGCCATCGATTCTCAGTCACAAAGTTTATTGAAATTTACCGTCGAAGATACTGGCGAAGGTATCCCCGCAACCCATCTAGAAAAAATATTTGAAGCTTTTGAACAAACGGAGCTAGGACGGCAAGCTAGCGAAGGTACTGGCTTAGGACTACCGATTAGTCTTAAATTTGCCCAATTTATGGGTGGCAAGATCTTAGTCAGTAGTAAATTAGGGCAGGGCAGTATTTTTCAAGTTGAACTGCCAGTCCAAATTCCTAAAACTTCGGGGATATCCAAGAAATTGCCCGATTTTTATATTATTGGCTTAGCCCCAAATCAGCCCGAATATCGTATCCTCGTTGTCGAAGACCGTTGGGAAAGTCGGCATTTTCTTGTGAAATTATTAGAGGCTGTGGGCTTTCAAGTCAAAGAGGCTGAGAATGGAGCAGAAGCGATCGCCATCTGGGAGGAATGGGAGCCGCACCTAATTTGGATGGATATGCGGATGCCAGTGATGGATGGTTATGAAGCTACGCGCCAGATTAAATCGCATTTAAAGGGGCAAGCAACAGTAATCATTGCCTTAACTGCTAGTGCCTTAGAAGAAGAAAAAGCGATTATCCTATCGGCAGGTTGTGACGATTTTGTGCGTAAGCCTTTTCGAGAAGCAGTCATTTTAGACAAACTCGCGGAATATTTGGGCGTAACCTATCTATACGAAACGGAAGACGATCACGATAATAGAAATAGCAAAAAAAATGATCTAGATACTTTAGAAGCCAATCTTAAAAATAATTTATCCCAAATGCCCGATGACTGGATTAGGCAACTGCAACAAGCAGCAACTCTTGCTGATAATGATTTGATTGCAGATTTAATTAAAGCTATTCCTATAAATAACACCGTTTTAATTCAGTCTTTAATCAGCCTTGTTGATAATTTTTGTTACAATCAAATTATGAATCTAGCGCAACAAGGTCTAGAAAAATAA
- a CDS encoding Crp/Fnr family transcriptional regulator: MLTSIERLLLVRGVPIFKELRDDFLVRLASIMNEVSYPSGKMIFAQGQEGRSLYIVVAGKVRVHIGDKDLAILDKGSCFGEMSLFDAEPRSASVTAISNCDCLVLTQQQLYEAIDETPDIAVNIIRLLSRRIRSQNDQLNKQNDQLNALQASK, encoded by the coding sequence ATGCTAACCAGTATTGAGCGGTTGTTATTGGTAAGGGGCGTTCCGATTTTCAAGGAATTACGGGACGATTTTTTGGTGCGTTTAGCTTCAATCATGAATGAGGTGTCATACCCATCTGGCAAAATGATTTTTGCTCAGGGGCAAGAGGGGCGATCGCTATATATTGTGGTTGCGGGTAAGGTGCGCGTGCATATTGGCGATAAGGATTTGGCAATTTTAGATAAGGGTAGTTGCTTTGGGGAAATGTCACTATTCGATGCCGAGCCGCGATCGGCTTCGGTAACGGCGATCTCTAATTGTGATTGTCTGGTGCTCACACAGCAGCAGTTGTATGAGGCGATCGATGAAACGCCTGACATTGCTGTTAATATTATTCGCCTATTATCACGGCGCATCCGTAGCCAAAATGATCAACTAAATAAACAAAATGATCAGCTTAATGCTTTGCAAGCTTCTAAGTAA
- a CDS encoding cupin domain-containing protein: MPNIYNLPSDLQPVEIFEAIASSSDVLIERIISTGQTTPIGQWYDQDSNEWVILLQGEAEITYIDGSRIKLKSGDYLMIPAHQQHRVDYTSSEPPCIWLAVHGNLLT, encoded by the coding sequence ATGCCTAATATTTACAATCTACCTTCAGATTTACAGCCAGTAGAAATATTTGAAGCGATCGCCTCTAGTTCAGATGTGTTAATCGAACGCATTATTTCTACAGGACAAACCACACCCATCGGACAATGGTATGACCAAGATAGTAATGAATGGGTGATTTTACTGCAAGGTGAAGCAGAGATTACCTATATCGATGGCTCAAGGATTAAACTAAAATCTGGCGATTATTTAATGATTCCTGCACATCAACAGCACCGTGTTGACTACACCAGTAGTGAACCTCCATGCATCTGGCTAGCAGTACATGGCAATCTATTGACCTAG